From bacterium, the proteins below share one genomic window:
- the nirK gene encoding nitrite reductase, copper-containing: MFRYIILEIIGWIFIIAVVVGLLKISGFFRFIAKKTKKTSRRKKIAFAGMVLLGLVGATIVFIGRNPYPLHFAMPPTMHVQTADKKPPSLPLYNLFEFLTRSNQFEKVKDIGADPNAVPAPIGRRDPKTVELSLTTKEVIGEVYSGVYNNYWTFNGTAPGPLMRVRVGDTVKVRLTNDLSSLHYHNIDFHATTGPGGGATVSNVKPGETKEFSWKALAPGLYIYHCATSNVSVHNSHGQYGLILVEPEEGLPPVDKEFYVVQGELYTQGGIGRKGLLAFDPQALLDGNPTYITFNGRIETTPRMRAKVGDKVRMYVGNGGVNLVSSFHIIGEIFDTVYPEGAIGSGSAILQNVQTTTVLPGGSTIVEFKLDVPGKYTLVDHALARMNKGAWAILDVSGEKNPDIFSGGASATEHQHSK; the protein is encoded by the coding sequence GTGTTTAGATATATCATACTCGAAATAATTGGCTGGATTTTCATCATTGCGGTCGTGGTGGGGCTACTAAAGATTAGTGGTTTTTTTCGATTTATTGCCAAGAAAACCAAGAAAACATCTCGCCGTAAGAAGATCGCCTTTGCCGGCATGGTTCTACTGGGGTTGGTTGGGGCTACTATTGTATTTATTGGGCGCAATCCATATCCATTGCATTTTGCGATGCCACCGACTATGCATGTTCAGACTGCCGATAAAAAGCCTCCATCATTACCGCTCTACAACCTATTTGAGTTTCTGACTCGCAGTAATCAGTTCGAGAAAGTAAAAGACATCGGCGCGGATCCGAATGCCGTGCCTGCGCCAATTGGGCGCCGTGATCCAAAGACGGTGGAGCTAAGTCTTACTACCAAGGAAGTGATCGGTGAGGTGTATAGCGGAGTCTACAATAACTATTGGACATTTAATGGCACGGCGCCCGGGCCACTGATGCGAGTTCGAGTGGGGGATACGGTCAAGGTGCGTCTGACTAATGATTTGTCCAGTCTGCATTATCATAACATCGACTTTCATGCCACGACTGGTCCGGGTGGTGGAGCGACAGTGTCAAATGTGAAGCCCGGCGAGACCAAGGAGTTTAGCTGGAAAGCCCTGGCTCCAGGTCTCTACATCTACCACTGTGCGACATCTAATGTCTCGGTGCATAACTCCCATGGGCAATATGGCCTGATATTGGTCGAGCCAGAGGAAGGCCTGCCGCCGGTTGATAAGGAGTTTTATGTCGTTCAGGGCGAGCTGTATACCCAAGGCGGAATAGGGCGCAAGGGTCTGCTGGCGTTTGATCCGCAGGCACTGCTGGATGGAAATCCTACCTATATTACCTTCAATGGACGCATCGAGACGACTCCACGAATGAGAGCAAAAGTAGGCGATAAGGTGCGGATGTATGTCGGTAACGGCGGGGTAAACTTAGTATCGAGTTTTCATATAATCGGTGAGATTTTTGACACAGTTTATCCAGAAGGCGCGATAGGATCAGGCTCGGCAATCTTGCAAAATGTTCAGACCACCACTGTTTTGCCGGGTGGTTCAACAATTGTCGAATTTAAGCTCGATGTGCCGGGCAAATACACGTTAGTGGATCACGCCCTAGCTCGTATGAATAAGGGCGCTTGGGCGATTCTAGATGTGTCCGGAGAGAAAAATCCAGACATTTTCTCTGGTGGTGCTAGCGCGACAGAGCATCAGCACTCCAAATGA
- a CDS encoding FAD-binding oxidoreductase, producing the protein MNHKQAIESFIQGEVDDSAETKQNFSHDASMFELTPELVVAPKDSQDIQKLVSYVAEHKRHDPTLSLTARSGGTCMSGGSINQSIILDMNRHFTAIGKIGDRIANAQPGVFYRDFEEATLKNDVLMPSYPASRDLCTIGGMVANNAGGERSLQYGKTEEFVKSLQVVFADGKEYTVKPLDKAQLKKKVAQEDFEGRLYKRIFHLVDKNYDAIKSAKPGVSKDSTGYHIWDVWDRETGIFDMTRLIVGSQGTLGIVTDITFRVVKAPKHSGTLVIFLRSIKDLGKLINSVMEYKPATFEGFDNYTLMLSFRLFANFHKRIGWWNTIKLGIRLIPDALMLLRGIPKMVLLVEFQADTEEEVATKVHEFREGLSSYKHQALFEEDETEAKSAKFWIMRRESFNLLRQKIKDKHTAPFMDDLVVPPSVLPKFLPEIRRVINKYKLLATIAGHMGDGNFHIIPLMNIEKASEKAKLEPAMKEINAIVLKYGGSLSGEHNDGMIRGPWLEAMYGKKVLGYFKEVKQIFDPQNIFNPHKKTDASWKFSMAHLRKNFD; encoded by the coding sequence ATGAATCACAAGCAAGCCATTGAGTCGTTCATACAAGGCGAAGTTGACGACTCTGCCGAAACGAAACAGAACTTCAGTCATGACGCCAGTATGTTCGAGCTAACGCCCGAGCTAGTGGTGGCACCAAAAGACAGCCAAGACATCCAGAAGCTGGTTAGCTATGTGGCAGAGCATAAGCGCCATGACCCCACTCTATCGCTGACGGCTCGCAGTGGTGGTACCTGTATGTCTGGAGGCTCCATAAATCAATCGATTATTTTGGATATGAATCGGCACTTCACCGCTATCGGCAAAATCGGCGATCGTATCGCCAATGCCCAGCCTGGTGTTTTTTATCGAGACTTCGAAGAAGCCACTCTCAAGAATGATGTTTTGATGCCTAGCTATCCGGCCTCGCGCGATTTGTGCACAATTGGCGGGATGGTAGCTAATAATGCCGGTGGCGAACGGAGCTTGCAGTATGGAAAAACTGAAGAATTCGTCAAATCGCTCCAAGTAGTCTTCGCCGACGGCAAGGAATATACCGTGAAGCCACTCGATAAAGCACAGCTAAAAAAGAAAGTGGCGCAAGAAGATTTTGAAGGACGATTGTATAAACGAATATTTCACTTGGTCGATAAAAACTATGACGCCATCAAGTCAGCCAAGCCCGGCGTTTCAAAAGACTCCACCGGCTATCACATCTGGGATGTTTGGGATAGAGAGACTGGCATCTTTGACATGACGCGCTTGATTGTCGGCTCCCAGGGTACACTCGGCATCGTTACTGACATTACCTTTAGGGTCGTGAAAGCACCAAAGCACTCCGGTACGCTGGTTATTTTCTTGCGCAGTATTAAGGATCTCGGCAAGCTGATCAATTCGGTGATGGAGTACAAGCCGGCGACATTTGAAGGTTTTGATAATTACACCCTGATGTTGAGTTTTCGCTTGTTTGCCAACTTTCATAAGCGAATTGGTTGGTGGAATACTATCAAGCTAGGAATTCGTTTAATACCAGATGCCCTCATGCTTCTGCGAGGTATCCCCAAGATGGTCTTACTGGTGGAGTTTCAGGCAGATACCGAAGAAGAAGTCGCCACCAAAGTCCATGAATTTAGAGAAGGTCTGTCGAGCTACAAGCATCAAGCATTATTTGAAGAAGATGAAACTGAAGCAAAGAGTGCTAAGTTTTGGATAATGCGCCGAGAAAGTTTTAATCTACTTAGGCAAAAGATAAAAGACAAACACACTGCGCCATTTATGGATGACTTGGTCGTTCCGCCTAGTGTTTTGCCAAAATTTTTGCCCGAAATTCGCCGCGTGATAAATAAATACAAGCTTCTGGCAACTATCGCTGGGCATATGGGCGATGGTAACTTTCATATTATTCCCCTCATGAATATCGAAAAAGCCAGTGAGAAGGCCAAACTTGAGCCTGCCATGAAAGAAATCAACGCAATTGTGCTAAAGTATGGCGGCTCATTGTCTGGTGAACATAATGACGGGATGATTCGAGGTCCATGGCTAGAAGCCATGTATGGCAAGAAAGTCCTAGGTTATTTTAAAGAAGTCAAGCAAATCTTTGACCCTCAAAACATCTTCAACCCCCACAAAAAAACAGATGCCAGCTGGAAGTTTTCGATGGCGCATTTGCGTAAAAATTTTGATTAA
- a CDS encoding lamin tail domain-containing protein, with amino-acid sequence MSAGVISFATQVYKASAASSGDVIINEIMYKPGTGNENDEFIELYNTTGANIDLGGWSFSSGVTLTTMTFNPGTIINANSYLIISPDTVQTLATYGVSASASYAGSSLSNGGETITLIDNSSNVISSVSYDDVSPWPTSPDGSGPSLELKATNLDPSDPANWGASMGNGGTPLAQNSIVGLALPTIASVTDPNDITASTPVNITATVTGSGISSVTLAYKINFDADTVLTMYDDGAHNDGASGDNVYGAQIPGQAIKTLVRFKVSATNGSGTSTSPSANDSMNYHGYYIKDPSVTSNLPILEWFIADSDYNSLSASHRFDNAYVDCVLAYGNDVFDNTKVRVRGNDSRWEDKLSYKFKLPSGYSVQPTGANLAIAEFNMLGIVKHSTLAKFKTGWWVAEQADLLNPDIVQSRLNKNGEFEGAYIYADKYGSEWRQNVGLDNDELYDNGPHEVLSGAPDTTRSVQFMNDLLAFDRNDSALDDYLLDNVDLPNQINFMSTRSAIAQNDMSDIGNLVLRYNTTTHRWSSLLWDLDGSHWGVKPLLSLYDLDGNVDYYFLQKPIYQNLVFRDMYLRRLRTIVDKIYSSDSLRDTFASYQAQQLSDINLDLAKWPQALNWGSQTTYFLREPTASYASSVNWGIDKQKQIYNTFQRISHGLPASQTQTERESVSFEEVVANSNNADEYIKLSNSANTAVDLSNWTIEGINYTIPAGTVIPANGSIYILRDDVGYKASHNPVLVAGQYNNDLGNSGSLTLKTDANITIDTRNY; translated from the coding sequence GTGAGTGCTGGTGTGATTTCCTTTGCTACACAAGTCTATAAGGCTTCGGCAGCTTCTTCGGGTGATGTGATTATTAATGAAATCATGTACAAGCCAGGTACGGGCAATGAGAATGATGAATTTATTGAGCTCTATAATACTACTGGCGCAAATATTGACCTTGGCGGCTGGAGTTTTAGCAGTGGTGTGACTCTTACGACCATGACTTTTAATCCAGGAACAATCATTAATGCTAATAGCTACCTAATTATTTCACCAGACACTGTCCAGACACTGGCTACTTATGGAGTATCGGCTAGTGCTTCATATGCCGGATCGAGCCTTTCAAATGGTGGGGAAACCATAACTCTTATAGATAACAGCTCGAATGTGATAAGTTCAGTCAGCTACGATGATGTTTCGCCATGGCCAACCAGTCCTGATGGTAGCGGTCCTTCTTTAGAACTTAAGGCTACCAATCTAGATCCATCTGACCCAGCCAACTGGGGCGCAAGTATGGGCAATGGCGGAACGCCTTTGGCGCAAAACTCCATCGTTGGCTTGGCTTTGCCAACTATCGCTAGCGTAACCGATCCAAACGATATTACTGCCAGCACTCCTGTTAATATCACTGCGACGGTAACAGGATCTGGTATATCTAGCGTAACGCTAGCTTATAAAATAAACTTTGATGCCGATACAGTGCTAACTATGTATGATGACGGTGCGCATAATGATGGTGCATCCGGCGACAATGTGTATGGTGCACAAATTCCCGGACAAGCCATCAAAACCCTCGTGCGTTTTAAAGTTTCTGCTACCAATGGTAGTGGTACAAGTACTAGCCCTAGTGCAAATGACTCGATGAATTATCACGGCTATTATATAAAAGACCCGAGCGTAACCAGTAATCTGCCGATTCTAGAATGGTTTATCGCTGATTCTGATTATAACAGCCTATCGGCTAGTCATCGGTTTGATAACGCTTATGTAGATTGCGTTCTAGCGTATGGTAATGATGTGTTTGATAACACCAAGGTTCGAGTTAGGGGGAACGATTCTCGTTGGGAAGATAAGCTATCGTATAAGTTTAAGTTACCGAGTGGCTACTCAGTGCAACCAACTGGAGCGAATTTAGCCATCGCCGAATTTAATATGTTGGGCATTGTCAAGCATTCCACCCTCGCTAAATTTAAGACTGGTTGGTGGGTTGCAGAACAAGCCGACTTATTAAATCCGGATATAGTGCAATCCAGATTAAACAAAAATGGCGAATTCGAGGGCGCTTATATCTATGCTGATAAGTACGGGTCTGAATGGCGCCAGAATGTCGGATTAGATAATGATGAATTATATGACAATGGTCCTCATGAAGTTTTATCGGGTGCGCCTGATACCACAAGGTCGGTTCAATTTATGAATGATTTATTAGCTTTTGATAGGAATGATTCCGCATTAGATGATTACTTGCTGGATAATGTCGATTTGCCTAACCAAATTAATTTTATGAGTACGAGATCAGCTATCGCACAAAATGATATGTCGGATATTGGTAATCTGGTATTACGCTATAATACAACTACTCACCGCTGGTCATCGCTATTATGGGATTTAGACGGTAGTCACTGGGGAGTAAAGCCACTTCTAAGTCTTTACGACTTAGATGGTAATGTTGACTATTATTTTCTCCAAAAACCTATCTATCAAAATCTTGTTTTTAGGGATATGTATCTAAGACGATTGAGGACGATAGTCGATAAAATCTATTCTTCAGATAGCTTACGAGACACTTTTGCTTCCTATCAGGCGCAACAGTTGAGCGATATAAACTTAGATCTTGCCAAATGGCCACAGGCACTAAATTGGGGTAGTCAGACTACTTATTTTTTACGAGAGCCAACCGCATCGTATGCAAGTAGTGTAAATTGGGGGATAGATAAACAAAAACAAATTTATAATACTTTTCAACGCATTAGCCACGGACTACCAGCTTCGCAGACACAAACCGAACGAGAATCGGTTTCTTTTGAAGAGGTTGTGGCAAATAGCAATAATGCTGATGAATATATAAAACTGTCGAATAGTGCTAACACGGCGGTAGACCTATCGAATTGGACAATTGAGGGTATAAATTATACTATCCCCGCCGGTACAGTGATACCAGCCAATGGCTCAATCTATATATTGCGAGATGATGTTGGCTATAAGGCCAGCCATAACCCAGTATTGGTGGCCGGTCAATATAATAATGATCTGGGCAACAGTGGCAGCCTCACATTAAAAACCGATGCCAATATTACGATCGATACGAGGAATTATTAA